From one Catellatospora sp. IY07-71 genomic stretch:
- a CDS encoding CHAT domain-containing protein, whose translation MKKVLALFSNPVGTDALRLGEEDRTIRECVRRSRHRDEIQLVVRHATTVDDVRRALLDDEFSIVHFSGHGTRTGLLFEDSHGARYIPPQDALADLLAAYAPPLECVVLNACYSLNQGEFVSLGLRFTVAMEKPISDAAAITFSEAFYDSIGAGKGVEFSYEQGLVALRLAGSREHTTPVLLRQGETWRSPASVPTRSEPADGLAVRETSALIGIALDVSGSMEDSFDNRSSDMRTRLESVRNSLQRFADGELSRAQAGPVPPVRVFGYAFGLRSGAVCDMFSLLKAADGVMSPAEVKTLADRYTAEMRAQYNGGGLDGLAGLARAYGLGGLIGLAEGLGEAEVRRKVAVEVQRRLAMRLDEIGDTTMEISEFARFWRGSAARLGDAEPLIYGDTPMCAALRQIRDRFVRELERTPTERTAPILLLVSDGEPTDGDPEPIADEIRDLGVAIVSCYLTNVDLASPRLVRAAPGADWPEGAIRLFNMASRLDVDSPLCRHLLREGWLVEPDAACFIQVNHSATLDGFVGLLSVPGSGETDLLPKGR comes from the coding sequence GTGAAGAAGGTCCTTGCCCTCTTCTCAAATCCTGTGGGAACCGACGCGCTGAGGCTCGGCGAGGAAGACCGGACCATCCGGGAATGCGTACGGCGCAGCCGTCATCGCGACGAGATCCAGCTCGTCGTGCGCCATGCGACCACTGTGGATGACGTGCGGCGAGCGCTGCTGGACGACGAGTTCAGCATCGTGCACTTCTCCGGGCACGGAACGCGAACCGGCCTGCTGTTCGAGGACAGTCACGGAGCTCGTTACATCCCGCCCCAGGATGCGCTCGCCGATCTGCTGGCCGCATACGCCCCACCGCTGGAGTGCGTCGTACTCAACGCGTGCTACTCCCTTAACCAGGGCGAGTTCGTTTCGCTGGGCCTGCGGTTCACCGTCGCCATGGAGAAACCGATCTCCGACGCGGCCGCGATCACCTTCTCCGAGGCGTTCTACGACTCGATCGGCGCGGGTAAGGGGGTCGAGTTCTCATACGAGCAGGGTTTGGTGGCGTTGCGGCTCGCCGGGAGCCGGGAGCACACCACACCCGTGCTGCTCCGCCAAGGCGAGACCTGGCGATCACCGGCTTCCGTACCGACCCGGTCGGAGCCGGCGGACGGGCTGGCGGTCAGGGAGACCAGTGCCCTGATCGGCATTGCCTTGGACGTATCGGGCTCGATGGAGGACAGCTTCGACAACCGCAGCAGCGACATGCGCACCCGGCTGGAGAGCGTGCGCAACTCCCTGCAACGGTTCGCCGACGGCGAGCTCTCGCGGGCCCAGGCCGGACCAGTCCCCCCGGTGCGGGTCTTCGGGTACGCGTTCGGTCTGCGCAGCGGCGCGGTCTGCGACATGTTCTCGCTACTCAAGGCGGCTGACGGGGTGATGAGCCCCGCGGAGGTCAAGACACTTGCGGATCGCTATACGGCTGAGATGCGGGCGCAGTACAACGGCGGCGGCCTCGATGGGCTGGCCGGCTTGGCCCGCGCTTACGGTCTTGGCGGCCTCATCGGTCTCGCCGAAGGCCTCGGTGAGGCCGAGGTCCGCCGCAAGGTCGCAGTGGAGGTGCAGCGGCGGCTGGCCATGCGGCTCGACGAGATAGGCGACACCACGATGGAGATCTCCGAGTTCGCCAGGTTCTGGCGCGGCAGCGCCGCCAGGCTCGGCGACGCCGAACCGCTGATCTACGGTGATACCCCGATGTGCGCCGCACTACGGCAGATCCGCGACCGGTTCGTACGCGAACTCGAACGAACGCCGACAGAACGAACCGCGCCTATCCTGCTGCTCGTGTCGGACGGCGAGCCCACCGACGGTGACCCGGAGCCGATCGCGGACGAGATCCGCGACCTTGGCGTGGCCATCGTCTCCTGCTACCTGACGAACGTGGACCTGGCCTCTCCACGGCTGGTGCGTGCCGCCCCGGGAGCCGACTGGCCCGAGGGGGCGATCCGGCTGTTCAACATGGCATCCCGGCTGGACGTGGACTCCCCGCTGTGCCGACACCTTCTGCGCGAAGGCTGGCTGGTGGAGCCCGATGCGGCCTGCTTCATACAGGTCAACCATTCGGCGACGCTCGATGGTTTCGTCGGCCTTCTGTCGGTGCCCGGCTCCGGGGAGACGGACCTGCTTCCGAAGGGCCGATGA
- a CDS encoding LacI family DNA-binding transcriptional regulator, which translates to MGTPQPSRQPTLDEVAALAGVSRSAASRVINNAPHVSRAKREAVERAIAELGYVPNPTARALATSQVGSVVFAMPNDDPAAFGDPFFAQVVRGVSAELAKTDLELMLVAAPSPHGRDRLRRLVRARRADGVMLMALSGDDPLAHLPEETAIPVVFGGRPLHVEPRWYVDVDNRASARLAVEHLLRTGHRRIATITGPLDTDVATARHRGFRDAMAEAGLPADRVAAGDFTEPGGAAAMTRLLDAFPDLDAVFAANDDMAAGALRVLRAYGRDVPGDVGVIGFDDLPAALHTDPQLTTIHQPIEALGREMARMLVALLAGERPCPIILPARLVERDSVRPRSTPA; encoded by the coding sequence ATGGGGACCCCCCAACCGTCACGGCAACCCACATTGGACGAGGTAGCAGCCCTGGCCGGGGTCTCCCGGTCCGCCGCGTCCCGGGTGATCAACAATGCGCCGCACGTGAGCCGGGCCAAGCGCGAGGCCGTCGAGCGCGCCATCGCCGAGCTGGGCTACGTGCCCAACCCGACCGCGCGGGCACTGGCCACCAGCCAGGTCGGCTCGGTCGTGTTCGCGATGCCCAACGACGACCCGGCCGCCTTCGGCGACCCGTTCTTCGCCCAGGTGGTACGCGGGGTCAGCGCCGAGCTGGCCAAGACCGACCTGGAGCTGATGCTGGTCGCGGCACCGTCCCCGCACGGCCGCGACCGACTGCGCCGCCTGGTGCGGGCGCGCCGCGCCGACGGCGTGATGCTGATGGCCCTCAGCGGCGACGACCCGCTGGCCCACCTGCCGGAGGAGACCGCCATCCCGGTCGTCTTCGGCGGCCGCCCGCTGCACGTCGAGCCGCGCTGGTACGTCGACGTGGACAACCGGGCCAGCGCCCGCCTCGCCGTGGAGCACCTGCTGCGCACCGGCCACCGGCGTATCGCGACGATCACCGGCCCGCTGGACACCGACGTGGCGACCGCCCGGCATCGCGGCTTCCGGGACGCGATGGCCGAGGCCGGGCTGCCCGCCGACAGGGTCGCGGCGGGCGACTTCACCGAGCCGGGCGGGGCCGCTGCGATGACCCGGCTGCTGGACGCGTTCCCGGATCTGGACGCGGTGTTCGCGGCCAACGACGACATGGCCGCGGGCGCGCTGCGGGTGCTGCGGGCGTACGGCCGCGACGTGCCGGGCGACGTCGGGGTGATCGGGTTCGACGACCTGCCCGCCGCGCTGCACACCGACCCGCAGCTCACCACGATCCACCAGCCGATCGAGGCGCTGGGCCGGGAGATGGCGCGGATGCTGGTGGCGCTGCTGGCCGGAGAGCGCCCCTGCCCGATCATCCTCCCGGCCCGGCTGGTGGAGCGCGACTCCGTCCGGCCTCGCTCCACGCCCGCCTAG
- a CDS encoding ThuA domain-containing protein, producing MSRSILPAVRWWLAAAVALLAVLATGLVAGQRPAQAAPAFKVLAFYNGTWDAAHIDFDKEALAWFPQAAAQNNFTWEATTDWSRLNATHLAQYKVIMFLDDAPPADRRAAFQQYMSNGGAWMGFHVTAFNTDPNTWSWYYNTFLGTGAFVSNTWGPTAVTLRTENRAHPSTVRLPATFPSAVSEWYSWRNDLRQNPRIDILASIDPASYPVGTDPNQTWYGGYHPIIWTNRDYRMLYANFGHNAMNYSTNTRLSSTFASETQNRWLIDGLLWLGGATANPSPSVPASPSPSASTGPISPTAWYSVVNKNSGKCVDARAAGSANGTAIQQYTCNSSQAQQYRFQPTSGGYTRVDIRLNAARSLDVTNVSTADNAPIQLWTYGGGNNQQWLPVAEGGGWYHLVNRNSGKCLDVPAASTADSVQLVQYTCNGTGAQSFRLVQQP from the coding sequence GTGTCTCGATCCATCCTGCCCGCCGTGCGCTGGTGGCTGGCCGCCGCCGTCGCGCTGCTCGCCGTGCTGGCCACCGGCCTGGTCGCCGGACAGCGCCCGGCGCAGGCCGCGCCCGCCTTCAAGGTGCTCGCCTTCTACAACGGCACCTGGGACGCCGCCCACATCGACTTCGACAAGGAGGCGCTGGCCTGGTTCCCGCAGGCCGCCGCACAGAACAACTTCACCTGGGAGGCGACCACCGACTGGAGCCGGCTCAACGCCACGCACCTGGCCCAGTACAAGGTGATCATGTTCCTGGACGACGCCCCGCCCGCGGACCGGCGCGCGGCGTTCCAGCAGTACATGAGCAACGGCGGAGCCTGGATGGGCTTCCACGTGACCGCGTTCAACACCGACCCGAACACGTGGAGCTGGTACTACAACACGTTCCTGGGCACCGGCGCGTTCGTGTCGAACACCTGGGGGCCGACCGCGGTCACCCTGCGCACCGAGAACCGCGCCCACCCGTCCACGGTCCGGCTGCCCGCGACGTTCCCGTCCGCGGTCAGCGAGTGGTACTCCTGGCGCAACGACCTGCGGCAGAACCCCCGGATCGACATCCTGGCGTCGATCGACCCGGCGTCCTACCCGGTCGGCACCGACCCGAACCAGACCTGGTACGGCGGCTACCACCCGATCATCTGGACCAACCGCGACTACCGGATGCTGTACGCGAACTTCGGGCACAACGCGATGAACTACAGCACCAACACGCGGCTGTCCTCGACGTTCGCCAGTGAGACGCAGAACCGCTGGCTGATCGACGGCCTGCTGTGGCTGGGCGGCGCCACCGCCAATCCCAGCCCGAGCGTGCCCGCCTCGCCGTCACCGTCGGCGTCCACCGGCCCGATCTCGCCCACCGCCTGGTACAGCGTGGTCAACAAGAACAGCGGCAAGTGCGTCGACGCGCGCGCCGCCGGGTCCGCCAACGGCACCGCCATCCAGCAGTACACCTGCAACAGCTCGCAGGCGCAGCAGTACCGGTTCCAGCCGACCAGCGGCGGATACACCCGGGTCGACATCCGGCTCAACGCGGCCCGGTCGCTGGACGTGACCAACGTGTCCACCGCCGACAACGCGCCGATCCAGCTGTGGACCTACGGCGGCGGCAACAACCAGCAGTGGCTTCCCGTCGCCGAGGGCGGTGGCTGGTATCACCTGGTCAACCGCAACAGCGGCAAGTGCCTGGACGTGCCGGCCGCGTCCACCGCCGACAGCGTCCAGCTCGTGCAGTACACCTGCAACGGCACCGGCGCCCAGTCGTTCCGCCTGGTCCAGCAGCCCTGA